The following proteins are co-located in the Heteronotia binoei isolate CCM8104 ecotype False Entrance Well chromosome 21, APGP_CSIRO_Hbin_v1, whole genome shotgun sequence genome:
- the RAG1 gene encoding V(D)J recombination-activating protein 1 has protein sequence MEMLAPPSVNLCSTSEQTQQPYKKFSEWKFKLFKVRSLEKSLPEGSHLANNNNGEMATSLDMVNDAMTSMLQEPFHRGQNLNNGMQTTEKDTLSVNQRETEVHQINLQHLCRICGSTFKNDPYKRSYPVHGPVDDEMQALLRKKERSATSWPDLLNKVFKTDVRGDMDTIHPTNFCHNCWNVIKRKFSSVPCEVYFPRKGTMEWQPHSTSCDVCGTSSHGIKRKKQASSPQGRKKLRILAEHARKIMYARNQKQVNNKSIMKKITNCKKIHLSTKLLTIDYPVDFIKSISCQICEHILADPVESTCKHLFCRHCILKCLKVIGSYCPSCCYPCFPTDLVNPVRSFLSILNTLAVRCPVKDCHEEVTLGKYSHHLSSHKEKKDKGIYVHVNKGGRPRQHLLSLTRRAQKHRLRELKLQVKAFAEKEEGGDVKSVCLTLFLLALRARNEHRQADELEAMMQGKGSGLHPAVCLAIRVNTFLSCSQYHKMYRTIKAITGRQIFQPLHALRTAEKSLLPGYHPFEWKPPLKNVSSNTEVGIIDGLSGLQHLVDDYPVDTIAKRFRYDAALVSALMDMEEDILEGLKSHDLDDYLKGPFTVMIKESCDGMGDVSEKHGCGPAVPEKAVRFSFTVMNITVAHGNESIRIFEENKPNSELCCKPLCLMLADESDHETFTAILSPLVAEREAMKDSQLILDLGGIPRNFNFIFRGTGYDEKLVREVEGLEASGSTYICTLCDATRLEASQNLVLHSITRSHAENLERYEVWRSNPYHETVDELRDRVKGVSAKPFIETVPSVDALHCDIGNAAEFYKIFQFEIGEVYKNPDAPKEERKRWQSSLDKHLRKKMNLKPVSRMNGNFARRLMSKETVEAVCELIKSGDRHEALRELMDLYLKMKPVWRSSCPSKECPELVCQYSFNSQRFAELLSTKFKYRYEGKITNYFHKTLAHVPEIIERDGSIGAWASEGNESGNKLFRRFRKMNARQSKCYEIEDVLKHHWLYTSKYLQKFMNAHNTLKTQGIAINQGESVDDFITLEDSVQITDSMEF, from the coding sequence ATGGAGATGCTGGCACCACCAAGCGTGAACTTGTGCTCCACATCAGAACAAACCCAACAGCCATATAAGAAATTTTCTGAATGGAAATTCAAGCTTTTCAAAGTGAGATCTCTTGAAAAGTCACTTCCTGAAGGGAGCCATCTGGCTAACAATAATAATGGGGAAATGGCAACTTCTTTGGACATGGTCAATGATGCAATGACTTCAATGCTGCAAGAGCCCTTTCACAGAGGACAAAATCTGAATAATGGCATGCAGACTACAGAAAAAGATACCCTTTCTGTAAACCAAAGAGAAACTGAAGTGCACCAAATAAATTTGCAGCACCTCTGTCGCATATGTGGTAGTACATTTAAAAATGATCCTTATAAGAGAAGCTACCCAGTTCATGGGCCAGTGGATGATGAAATGCAGGCCCTtctgagaaaaaaagaaaggagtgCCACTTCTTGGCCAGATCTACTTAACAAGGTTTTTAAGACTGATGTGAGAGGAGACATGGACACAATCCATCCTACTAATTTTTGTCACAACTGCTGGAATGTTATCAAGAGGAAGTTCAGCAGTGTCCCATGTGAAGTGTATTTTCCAAGGAAAGGCACTATGGAATGGCAACCCCATTCAACCAGCTGTGATGTTTGTGGCACTTCCTCCCATGGAATAAAGAGAAAGAAGCAAGCCTCAAGTCCACAGGGGAGAAAAAAACTCAGGATCCTTGCTGAACATGCTAGAAAGATAATGTATGCAAGAAACCAAAAGCAAGTGAACAACAAAAGCATCATGAAAAAGATTACTAACTGCAAAAAGATCCATCTCAGTACAAAGCTGCTCACAATAGACTATCCTGTAGATTTTATAAAGTCCATATCTTGCCAGATCTGTGAGCATATTCTAGCTGACCCTGTAGAATCAACATGCAAGCACTTATTCTGCAGACACTGCATCCTTAAATGCCTCAAAGTAATAGGAAGCTATTGCCCATCCTGTTGCTATCCTTGTTTTCCTACTGATCTAGTGAACCCTGTAAGATCCTTCCTGAGCATACTCAACACTTTGGCTGTGAGGTGTCCAGTGAAAGACTGTCATGAAGAGGTCACTCTTGGAAAATACAGCCATCATCTTTCTAGCCACAAAGAGAAAAAAGACaaaggaatttatgtgcatgtAAACAAAGGCGGCCGACCAAGGCAACACTTACTTTCATTGACCCGGAGAGCCCAAAAACATCGCCTAAGAGAACTCAAGCTTCAAGTAAAAGCTTTTGCTGAGAAAGAAGAAGGTGGAGATGTGAAGTCTGTGTGTctaactttatttcttttggcaCTGAGAGCTAGAAATGAACACAGACAAGCTGATGAGTTGGAAGCTATGATGCAAGGGAAAGGATCAGGACTTCATCCAGCTGTTTGTTTGGCCATTCGAGTGAACACTTTCCTCAGCTGTAGCCAATATCATAAAATGTACAGAACTATAAAAGCAATAACAGGAAGGCAGATTTTCCAGCCATTGCATGCTCTCCGAACTGCTGAAAAGTCCCTTCTGCCAGGTTATCATCCATTTGAATGGAAACCACCCTTGAAAAATGTGTCCTCTAACACAGAAGTAGGCATTATAGATGGACTTTCAGGTCTACAACATTTGGTTGATGACTACCCAGTAGATACCATTGCTAAAAGATTTAGATATGATGCTGCCTTGGTTTCTGCCTTGATGGATATGGAAGAAGACATCCTTGAAGGACTGAAATCTCATGATCTGGATGATTATTTGAAAGgacctttcactgtgatgatcaAAGAATCCTGTGATGGAATGGGAGATGTCAGTGAAAAGCATGGCTGTGGCCCAGCTGTCCCTGAAAAAGCAGTTAGATTTTCTTTCACAGTCATGAACATCACTGTTGCACATGGCAATGAAAGTATAAGAATTTTTGAAGAAAACAAGCCCAATTCAGAGTTGTGTTGCAAACCCTTATGCCTTATGCTTGCCGATGAATCAGACCATGAGACATTCACTGCTATCCTGAGTCCTCTTGTAGCAGAAAGAGAAGCCATGAAGGACAGTCAATTGATACTTGATTTGGGTGGAATCCCAAGAAACTTCAACTTCATCTTTAGGGGCACTGGATATGATGAAAAACTTGTCCGTGAAGTAGAAGGCCTTGAAGCTTCAGGCTCTACATATATTTGTACCCTCTGTGATGCAACTCGCTTGGAAGCCTCACAGAACTTGGTCCTGCACTCCATAACAAGAAGCCATGCTGAAAACCTGGAGCGGTACGAAGTGTGGAGGTCCAATCCCTATCATGAAACTGTTGATGAGCTACGTGACAGAGTAAAGGGTGTTTCTGCCAAGCCTTTTATTGAGACTGTTCCTTCAGTAGATGCATTGCACTGTGACATTGGTAATGCTGCTGAATTTTATAAGATATTTCAGTTTGAGATTGGTGAGGTGTACAAAAATCCTGATGCACCaaaagaagagaggaagagatggCAGTCATCGCTTGACAAACACCTGAGGAAGAAAATGAACCTGAAGCCTGTATCAAGGATGAATGGAAATTTTGCAAGAAGGCTCATGTCAAAAGAGACAGTAGAAGCAGTTTGTGAACTCATAAAGAGTGGGGACCGGCATGAAGCACTCAGAGAACTCATGGACCTTTACCTTAAGATGAAACCAGTATGGCGATCTTCATGTCCCAGCAAGGAGTGTCCAGAACTAGTATGCCAGTACAGCTTCAACTCTCAGCGTTTTGCAGAGTTGCTGTCCACAAAATTCAAATACAGATATGAGGGCAAGATAACAAATTACTTCCACAAAACTCTTGCTCATGTGCCAGAAATTATAGAAAGAGATGGTTCCATTGGTGCTTGGGCAAGCGAAGGAAATGAGTCTGGAAACAAATTGTTCAGGCGTTTTCGAAAAATGAATGCCAGGCAGTCCAAGTGCTATGAAATAGAGGACGTCTTGAAACATCACTGGCTGTATACCTCAAAGTATCTGCAGAAGTTCATGAATGCTCATAATACATTGAAAACCCAGGGGATTGCAATTAATCAAGGAGAAAGTGTGGATGATTTTATTACACTAGAAGACTCAGTGCAAATTACTGATTCCATGGAATTTTAA